ggtccccctattttgaatTTAAACGGTTTTGATCTTCTCTCGTACTTTTACACTTAAAATTATCGATGTTTCCGTTTTTTAAATGACAAGCTACTTGTGAAACATGATAAATAATCGTATATAAATATATTGTTAAACtttatagataaaaaatataatttaaaaaatgaatatttcatcgattttctaaaaaaatgtgaGAGGGAGACTAAAGtgttagaatttataataaagggactaaaattgTTTGAGTTTAAAATAGGGGAACTAATTTCGTGAATCAAGCAAAATTAGGAGACCAAAAGTGTTATTTAACCTAATAtttaataatgtatatttatattatataatatcaaattttgtctttcaatttataaaaaacaaatttaaaaaacttaatatttaaaaaacattatttggaaaaatattttttttaaaaaaaaacattttttaaagataaaataaataggCATAATGTTTAAGATGAGTTATTAAACAAAATAGCTTAGAGTTGGACTAACTCTATAGTTTGTTTAGAATAAAGTAATTTGATAATAATCCTGATAATTGTTACCTTTCCTATGAAAGatgattaatattaaaatttattttaaaaaatactatcatttatttataaaaatattttaaaaaatgaaatttattattaatatcaatagcgttaatgattattttattattgttttaggTGAGATTTAAATTTAACTCATGACACTTGATGTTTAATTTATATAACTAACTAATATCATTTGAAGGGTTAAGATTAAAATTCACTTATATAGaagaaaaaaatctaattaatattTCAATTAATAACTACTTAAACAGGCattaattttttaaactattttcttcaaatagattttttattttgattcaatttcaataatatgtatataaaaaaatgtaaagTGTATTTGGTCAAAAATAATTTgtgaatatcatttatttattatattttaactagtgaaataattaaaaaattattatatttgtattaattcatatttttatccttattatataGAACTACTAACATATGAAaagtttcaaatattttattcaatttataaaattatttaattataattatattgtaaGTTTTACTGTTGCTTTATTAAAAAAGTTAGAAGCAAAGGTTGAATATATAtagaattaaaattgaaaaaaattcatatttaattaagtatattctataaatttatattattttcattacattattattttattttggattatataagattcatatatatatatatatatatatatatatatatatatatatatatatatatatatatatatatatatatatatatatatataggggacgactcaagtgagaacacttggttattatgagaaatgagaacaatgaatcacgaccattaaattttgattttgttgattttaatggactagattggtttctctttctatattgatttaaaataaatattaaggatcatagaaagagaaaccaatctagtccattaaaatcaacaaaatcaaaatttaatggtcgtgattcattgttctcatttctcataataaccaagtgttctcacttgagtcgtcccctatatatatatatatatataaaagagaacATATCACATGAGAATGCTGTTTTTACGTGAGAACATGAGAacaaatctgaaccattagattttaaaataaatggtggagattatgtgttatTTTCTTATCTCTcattcattattaaaataaatgatggagaagGGAGAAAAAATAAAGACATATAAtttctaccatttattttaaaatataatggttcagattcattctcatgttctcacataaaaacGACATTTTCATAtgatacattatatatatatatatatatatatatatatatatatatatatatatatatatatatatatatatatatatatatatatatatatatatatatatatatatatatatatatatatatatagcatatcaagtgagagcattttataatgagagatgagaggaacaaatatcaaccattggattcatcaagagagagaaattaatagccacattaatgcattaacattctctctcttgatgaatccaatgattgtTATTTATtcttctcatctctcattataaaatgctctcacttgatatgctccctatatactTCCTCCGGTctgaattataagcaaatattctctttttaggttcattaagTAATGAGTGTATCTGGTCTAAATAAAAGACCAGATACatttattattcaatgaacctaaacagagaatatttgcttataataatgaccagagggagtatatatatatatatatatatatatatatatatatatatatatatatatatatatatatatatatatatatatatatatatatatatatatatatatatatatatatatgacaacttctctacccatcacaaaagttgggtagtgtacattcCACTAATTGCATTATTTAATTTTGTCTTATGTAATgaattattaaatagtatattttttgttgtttccaaCGCATTTTACATTAAAGATAGTTCTACATAATTTTTTGTGTTCGGTAGATAagaattcaatatatatatatatatatatatatatatatatatatatatatatatatatatatatatatatatatatatatatatatgagtttgTTAACGTAGATCCACTTTATTTTATGAAGGTTTATTTTAGTAACATGTACTTTAGGgtgcatttaactattttttagttaaactttgctaaaacacaccttcataaaaGTAAGTGGGTGTATTTTAGCATAGTTAGGTGAGGTTTGctaaaatacacccacttattttttTGAAAGCGTGTTTTAGCAACATGCATCTTAAGGTGCATTTAaccatttttaaattaattaagtatattctataaatttatattatttttattacattattattttattttgaattatataagattttaaataaaaaaaatttaacatatgCATGCATTTTATTTTAACATATGTGATAAAGCTTATTATTAACTAATAGAAATGCATACACTTGAGGTTCTTCTCAatgttaaaagtttatctttataATATATCAGTATAAATTTAAATCTTGTCTTATAcgattgataaaatgtttatgaatctcactttaattaatataactttaaaaaaagaaacttaaacaaatatatttatttttataataaacatAGAAATATTTATATATGACAATTCGataacatatttttattaaatttctaatataattataatatagtaATTTGTTAGCTTTTTCCTAATTGAGTCAAATAAGAAGAAAGTGATGgatatcaaaaaaaattatttagatagaatttaattaagaaaatttcaaaattatcgaaataaaatattttttcttcaaattttcgtTTGTTTCTCCACATAGatgaattaaatttttatttaatattaaattaaaaaatatttaaaggtcTTGTATGaatcatattttaattaatattaacaaaataTTCATGCCTCTGCACGGATAAATTATTTGATACGATATAAATTTATTTAGATACGTATTTGAATTTAGCTATGAATAATAATTAGataaattcaattgtattaaaatataaataaaaaaaattcttgtgaaataaaaagtttatttgacacaataaaaaaataaatttatgaacAAATATAACTTGAAATGAGTtattatttgtaaaataaaaaataattatacaaagacAAATTTttggttaaaataaaatagacattatactgagataatgacccgtgagataaaaataatttaatacgatataaaatgtatttagatacacatgcaaaatttgaaataatttagtTGATTATAAAATAAACAATGATCAGATAGATTtaagtatattaaaataatcataaaaaaagaaagaaaaaaaaagaactaagaaaaaaattattatttataaataagaattttgtctctcaaattaagacaatagttaattaaaataaaatatacatttgATAGTGCTATgtaagataaaataaattttaaattttgttaaaattaaaaaataaattattaatatttttaatgatattaaataaataaaaataataaaaatgaaactgaaatggACACTTGGCATAATAGGAGAAGTGGATGAGAGATGTAGCTATTGGGATAGTAAGAACATATCACATGTAATATAATGATAAAGGTAGAAGTGTTTTAATTGAAACATTTATTATTTACTAATTAGTCTTTTTTGCACtgtaaattttttgaaatgaaGGAATTAATTAGTAAGTTAAGACAattgaattattataaataaataataaattattatttcctccgtctcataatacTCCCTCCGCTCTCAAATATAAGTAAATTTGCAAAAAACTCGCTTTGAAAATTGTTGCAAACATTTAAAATGTAAATAATTGTAGGGGTATATTTGGAATAGTGACATTGAATgtaataaatattgattttttttgcttatatttaagaccataatttttttttgcttatatttgAGATCGGAGGGAGTAGGTgtcttcttttctatttttatttgtctcaaattatttgtccatttagaatACTAATGTGACACTTATTATTTATTTCCACtaacttacccttatttattgtaatttaattcatttaagtactgcattacctattattaataaggttacTTTAGTAAATGTGACTCATTTTATCATtcaaatcaacataattaatcattttcttaaaaaatgtgaaaatttcaaagagaacacctattgtgagacggagggaatataatttatataaattaaaaatatagtaataaataattatttgaaatttatcTTAATGCTCACCGATTCAcacattgaaatttgaaataaacAGTTTTCGAAAgcaactaaaatatttttttattgatacttcaataataaaattttcaattttcatattttttaagaatttgaaatttcactATTCTAAAGGAAAATtagataaatttattatatatgttgCAAAAAGATAAATAATGATATCCATGTATATGATAATTTAAACCATATGAAAGAAAAAATGGTTGGTTGCTAGATAAAGATTGTGAGTTGTGCCCTATGATTGTACCCAAAAAAAATTGTGACTTATGATGACTTGGAAGAAACCAAAGGAGATAAGATAATTAAATATAACTCATAATAATTAAGATTAAATTTGGTTGAGATGTAAATCTAAGAATATGAAGATCCGAAAATAGTTGCTAATAGATTTGATGAACTAACTATTAAATTCCACATATCAAAATGTATTGTTTTGAGGTTAGAGATATGTGGTTAGGCTATTTGTTTGTAATTTTTCACATGCCCTTTATTCCGTACACTTGTTTATGTGTTGTTATATTTAGACGTGTTGTATTGTATAGTAAGTTAGTACTACTACTAACAATTATCCATCTCATTCTTGCTCATATCAATTGACGTGTAGAACTACTTCACTAACAAATCTCCTTCAAATTTTAAGGTCTATTAGTTATAATATATTTCTGTTTTaatatactaatattttttttgtcaaaaaagaatactaatattttttagttgTACTATTTCCgaattttaagttttattttttaaataataaaaattgattattatttttagaaaaagttGAAAGTAGtagtattaatataattttctgaaaagtttttctaattattttttataaaaataaaagtgaaatcAAATAATATAAAGCTATGATAAAGGCagataaaagttaaaaaaaaatattttttttaaagtaacaAAATCAATTAACtccctttttaaaagaaataaaatctgttttattttaataatattatgtgCATTGCTTCCAAAACTATGTACTTATTCTATGAATTTGTAATCTATCTTATTATTGCAAAAGCTTGTCTCAtttaatatattgttttacttttttattaatgtatattttttatttcttttaaattatttttatactattaataaaatataattttgtaaaaaatttataaaaaaaaatcttttttatacaaaaatgaaAATACATTTCTTAATAAAGTGACATATAAAAATATtggataaaattattttaataaagttATTATGATCTtcctttatttataattttacttaatatatataaaattaacaaaTGTGTCACTTaccatataaatattaaatattattttatataaagaaataACATTTTTTATGTAGTATTTATATATGATGTTGTGGGCATTGTATAATTGtatagagagaagagaagagaagaggtaGATTTGGTTCAGCAGAAAAAGCTTCAAAACCCCGTCACTTTCATTGGTTTCAGCTCCACACTACTACACTGGAGTTGAAACGAACCACCACCAAGATTATAATTTATTCTCTCTTTCTCAAATGAATTTGAATGTAACTACATCACAAAAACAAGACAAAAACGAAAATATCATGAACAAAAGTAACAGCGAAAACAAAAATGGCTGTGATGGAATAGTTGTATCAGATCCGAATGGAGAAACTGTTTTTGGGTTTTCACGGAAAAAAAGCCTAGCTGAGAGAAGGGGTTTCAATAAAACTGCACCAAATATCAACACAAACCCTTTGGTTTCTCTTCCAGTTCGATCACCGCAATTCACAATACCACCGGGAATTAGTCCAACCGCATTGCTTGAGTCCCCCGTCATGCTTCCTAATTCTCAGGTATGGttatcatcatcacaaacaagatTTTAAATAGCTGTCGTGTTTCGTTGCGGTCTCCTAATCGGTACACTAGTCGTGTAAATTAACCTAGGGCTAGTGCCGATACCGTTTTGTTGCGGTCGCCGCAAAAAGTTAAACCTTGATCACAATCTaattttttataaacaatttCTGACTAGAATTTAGTCACTTATTAATAAGTTTTTGAAGTTGAAGTTCATCAATCAATTCATTACTCTTTGCCATTTTTTCTCTTTGTTTGTTGATGGTGATTGTTGTTcttcgctttttttttttttactgggCTTGTTTGTTACATCTCTTGCTTGATCCATTGTACCTATTTCTTTGGTTAGGTCGTGTTGAGACGATacatttttttagtaaaaaaaaattagtcttATTTAACAATATTATaattacttttttttgaaaaaaatttgataTTTCATTTTGCTTCAATACATTAATtgttactccctctgtcccataaTATATGTCATtttacacagattaagaaaatgtgataaatgaaagagagaatagTATTTTTACAAAACTATCATCGTTTATTATTGGTGTATTTGAATGATCATAAATGTAAAGtgagagaataataaattaagagtattaattagagggCATAATTGGAAGATAGAAATTAAAATTGCATTGGAAACTTAAAGcgacatttattttgggacaaataattttatcaaatgcGACACTTATTTTAGGACGGATGGAGTAACATTTAGCAAAATCGAATCCGAGACTTCCGAGAAAAACACATTTTCAAGTCTCAAGTCTTGGTGAAGGTTAACAACATCATATTGAGTTAAGGGAATATATGtttttagtaaaaaataaattgaaaattagtTTTAGCAttgattatttttttgaaaattaaaaattagtttttCAGATTTAGTTTTAGCAgtgattatttttttgaaaattaaaaaatagtttttcaaaTTTAGTTTTAGaagtggttttttttttttttgaaattcgaAAATTACTCAGTAGTAATCAGGTAATTTAGTTATTCAAATTTATACAAATTgaatattagttcatgttaggTTTAAACATGTTTAAGTATTAGGTTCATCCCTATTTTGCGATCTAAATTTgttggaattgattgaagtaattaatttttcattaaaaagatTCTGAGATAGGACTGTTCAATCCTGAATTTAAAAAATGGTTTCCTCTTCTCAGTAATTTTTTTTCATGTGTTTTAGGCCATGCCATCTCCCACCACGGGGAGTTTTCCCATGCTTCAACCTCCAATGCTCACTTCCATTACAAAAGATGAAGGAAACATGGATATTTCTACTTCCTCTCATATTGCTGCCTCTTCAAAATTCAACTCTCAAGCCGATTTTACTTCTAATTCTCTAAATCAGGTATCTTATATATATTTGAATTGTTATTGAAAAATCAAAGGAGTATAATATGATTTTACTCTTTATATGGCGGCTTAATTCATGAAGCTCTTGTGTCACCATGCAATGAACAAAATCTGTATTTCTTGATACTTAAATATATATGAGAAAATAATTTTACACCGGCACGTCATTTGAATAACATGATAAATTGATGGTTTTTTATTTGACGACCATATAAAACgtattattttttgtatattatcaAAACATGTGTCAAACATGTTGAGAATTACACCAAAATGTTGAATGACATGACAGACTCATAATGTTTTATTGAACGATAATATAAAACATAAAACgtactttttctttttattgtcaCAGAACATgttcattaaaaatatattattatcattatcaaTTATCAATTTATGTTTGTTTGAATATCTCACAAAAATTACATTCATGATTCACaggtaaatatttaataaatgaagAATGAGATGCATAACCTTTATATTGGAAATTTTTGTGATTGAAATGCATTACCTTGATATACAAGCTTTCTAAGTTTTTACTAAATGATATTTTTCTAATAtatttgtattaccttgaattcaATAGGGTTCTAATaattatcaaatgatgaatggaGGGCATAAAGTCGATCAAATATTTGTTCAAGATCAACCACCAATGGATTTTTCATTCTCAGAAgatttttcaaatgatttttttatgaaaaatagtggATTCCCTTTATACAGTGATTTGAAAGTGGCAGATATGATGGTTGATAATATTGATGTTCCAATCTCTCATTCTGAAGAAGTTAGTGATGAAAGTAATTTTCTTGAAAACTCGGTCCCCGTCGATGATATCGGTCGACAACATGTTTTAGAAGTAGAACAAAAAGAAACGTGTTATGCGACTGGAGCAAAGAACTCCGACGATGGTTATAATTGGAGAAAATATGGACAAAAACAAGTAAAAGGAAGTGAGTTTCCAAGAAGCTACTATAAATGTACTCAAACGAGTTGTCAGGTGAAGAAAAAAGTTGAAAGATCACATGATGGCCAGATAACTGAGATTATTTACAAGGGTAATCACAACCATGCGAAACCACATTCGAATCGTCGTGGATCAATGCCTTTGAATGATGAGATTTTAGAAGCTGCTGAAGCCAATGAAACATGTGATAGAGTTGAGACTGATTCAGTATGGAGAAATAATCAGTCGCGAGAAAGAGATGCAAACCATGATTCTGAGAGGAAGCTTGTTAGTCAAGAAAGGGCATCCCCGCCTTCTTTTACAACCGAGCTTTCAGATCCTGCGAAGAGAGCTAGATCATTAGGTGTATTTGAATCGGATGAAGCTCAAGAGAATTCTTCTGCGCATGTTAATCGTGATGGTAATATAGATGAATCCACTCAAATAGTTTTACCAAATGAAGACGCTGCTGAAGATGAATCTGAATCAAAAAGAAGGTATTGTACTTTATTTATTTGATAGTGTCTTCATTTTACTATCggtaatacaaataaaaataaatctaatgtGTTACTGCTTTGATTTTCTTTTGTAGGAAAAAAGAAAGCTATCCGACTGAACCAATGATGCCTGCGAGGGCTATTCGTGAGCCGCGAGTGGTAGTCCAAATCGAGAGTGAAATTGACATACTTGATGATGGTTATCGTTGGCGAAAGTATGGCCAAAAGGTTGTCAAAGGGAATCCAAACCCAAGGTAATGATATTTCTTTTCCTTATTCACTTGTAGGCCTATTTAGTAGAAAATATCGCCAATGTAGCAAAATTTGAACAAATCACTATTTTTCGGGATATACTATTTGTTTCAAAAAGTTGTTAGCGCGGCATTATAGCACTGTCGTTTAGCAAAATTTAAACAAGTCACAATTGTTCAGGATATGCTATTTGTTACAAAAATTTGCCAGATAGTGGCGTTATAGCGTTGTCGTGTAGCAAAATTTGAACGAATTATGCATATAAAATTCTCACATCCATCTCTTGTAGGAGCTACTACAAATGCACAAGTGCTGGATGTGGTGTAAGGAAACATGTGGAAAGAGCTTCACATAATCTAAAATTTGTTATTACTACTTATGAGGGAAAACATAACCATGAGGTTCCCGCTGCTAAGAATAGCCATCATATAAGCTCAAATGATTTTGGTTCACATTCAAGTGGTGCTAATGGGTTACATGGGAATGCTGGTATCCTAAAGTCTGAAACACATCAACCTCTTGCATCTCATTTTGATAGAAAACCCGATCTTAGCGATGAGTTTATGCGGTCAAGTTTGATGGGAAGTTTCGCGAATGATATGAAGTTTGGACCTTCCTCCATATCCCAAATGAAGTATTCTTCCTTGGATAATATTGTACCATATGGATGCACCTATGGAACGAATCTCGAACGTGGTGTTGCGCCTCAAGTCGGACATATTCCCCCAATGTTACCGGAATATCCAATGCCATTACCATTGAATCTTCCTTCATCTGGAAATTTTTCTCTAGATGGAATGAATttcaactatgcaaaaccagtGAATTGTGTTCAGTCTTACCTTTCAAATCAGCAGATGCAGGACTTTGATACAAGATTTCTAAGGCCTAAAGAGGAGTTGAATGACGATTCTTTGTATACTTCATGTCCAACCTCTTTTGATCATGCAAGTTCCTCACTGAATCCACCATCAACATCACCACAATCCATTTATCAAAGTGTCATGCAGAATTTCCCTTCATAATATGTTTTTACAATAGTTAGCAAAAGCatgttttattgatattttttagTTTGGTAGGTCTATTGTCCTATCATTAGGATttcaatttttctaaaacttgttGTAACAAAATTTAGAGtaatttatacaaaatttataataACATTGTGTATCTACTTTTTGCCTTCTTGGTAGGTAACTTTATTTTGTCATATCATTGTTGTTGTTTCAcaatttttgtgtatttttttaaacaatcATAGTATGACATTCTTTCCATACCAATGTTTATTACTAGTTATTAATAGTTATTAACTAGGTAATAAACCTGTGCGTTGCACGGGGTTAATTAGattgtatttaaataaattttttataataggaaaataaattattttggttgatttgattttctataatttatttttttgataaatagTTGTATATGGTTTGAACATAATTATTTATAACTaaaatgatgattttgatcaGTATAATTACGAAAATTAACTTTATTATTTGTtggagaaataaaaataaaaattatggcTTGAGAAAAACGtgcatattttttataattaaattagctTTACATGTATATGATTAAGGATTTGCTTACTGCTAtagtaaaagaagaaaaaactatATTCGATATTAAAATAGTGACGACAAATGATAACAAAAGTGGTCTAAGAGGcggaaacaaaaataataatgttataatgtattttttttagttttttttttggaaaaattataaTGATTAGAACATTATTTTTCAttgatatatgaaaaaaaaacaattcagttaaaaagattttttttttaaatttatagttCATTCAACCTCAAAAATTCTCCTAATTCTATGAGAATTTAAATTGAGTTAGGCaaccataaaattaaaatttaaaatataaaattacttGATTATAGAAAATAATGTGTTAAAAAATGTCTGATACTATATTATTAAAGTGTctactataatatgcaattataATGGTTAAAAATGTATAGGAGAATTGTAAGAGACGAATGTATTTCTAAATAATCTATATTTATAATTTGTAATAGTATTAATCTTATGACCAatcatttttattcaaaaaatgagaaaatgatttaagtattaaatattaaaataaaatataactcaattaaaaaatatttaaaaattgagtgaatggaattgattattatatattattaaaataaaatatattatattatttataaaaaagtgTATTCAATTACAAatcatatcaaataaataatttttagtcTCTCTATTGGTACTAAatatatatgattattattagtgaatttattttctatttaatagCACAGTAGATACACTTAagaatttcaaaattataaatttaaaagttaGTATAATTTTCCttctataaatttaataataatataagagtgtatagaatattaaaaaaaacggttgttagatttttttaattaatattttttttaaataatgtaatattgaattaatattttcaaaatattcataATTTAGAGTAAAAGGTTTTTTAATACAATTTCATAATATATGACACATGTTCAATAACATCAAtttaaaaagtgaataaaaatttctcaaataatttaataatataagcaTGTTTACTACTATTAATTTACTATAGTATATAAGAAATTATTAATATACATAATATCCTTCTTCTTTTGTGATTAATTCTTTACTTGTTGATGATCTAAATCTCCCATAACATCACTTAGATCTCCAATAGTCGATTTGGACAAAGAGTTGCATCCGAATAAAAAGTAGACAAATATTATTTTAGCTTACACAATTTGAAGCTAAATAGTGTTAGTAtttgatataatttttattaacgtGATACATAGTTCATCCATATAAGTATTAAAGAAATAAATAGGAAGAAATAGTTATCTTTAATCTATGTGTCTTT
The Vicia villosa cultivar HV-30 ecotype Madison, WI linkage group LG6, Vvil1.0, whole genome shotgun sequence genome window above contains:
- the LOC131612181 gene encoding WRKY transcription factor SUSIBA2-like; this encodes MNLNVTTSQKQDKNENIMNKSNSENKNGCDGIVVSDPNGETVFGFSRKKSLAERRGFNKTAPNINTNPLVSLPVRSPQFTIPPGISPTALLESPVMLPNSQAMPSPTTGSFPMLQPPMLTSITKDEGNMDISTSSHIAASSKFNSQADFTSNSLNQGSNNYQMMNGGHKVDQIFVQDQPPMDFSFSEDFSNDFFMKNSGFPLYSDLKVADMMVDNIDVPISHSEEVSDESNFLENSVPVDDIGRQHVLEVEQKETCYATGAKNSDDGYNWRKYGQKQVKGSEFPRSYYKCTQTSCQVKKKVERSHDGQITEIIYKGNHNHAKPHSNRRGSMPLNDEILEAAEANETCDRVETDSVWRNNQSRERDANHDSERKLVSQERASPPSFTTELSDPAKRARSLGVFESDEAQENSSAHVNRDGNIDESTQIVLPNEDAAEDESESKRRKKESYPTEPMMPARAIREPRVVVQIESEIDILDDGYRWRKYGQKVVKGNPNPRSYYKCTSAGCGVRKHVERASHNLKFVITTYEGKHNHEVPAAKNSHHISSNDFGSHSSGANGLHGNAGILKSETHQPLASHFDRKPDLSDEFMRSSLMGSFANDMKFGPSSISQMKYSSLDNIVPYGCTYGTNLERGVAPQVGHIPPMLPEYPMPLPLNLPSSGNFSLDGMNFNYAKPVNCVQSYLSNQQMQDFDTRFLRPKEELNDDSLYTSCPTSFDHASSSLNPPSTSPQSIYQSVMQNFPS